In one window of Dehalococcoidales bacterium DNA:
- the amrB gene encoding AmmeMemoRadiSam system protein B, translated as MIREPVVAGRFYPGSPDRLRKIIGGMVDERADKEDVIGVVMPHAGYEYSGTVAGATISRVRFKDTFIIMGPSHTGMGEPFSIMTEGTWRTPLGDVDLDTELGKKVLNLSGILKEDYLAHLQEHAVEVQLPFLQYFKPNVRIVPIVLASADVDTYREIGQALAGAVKELERGVVIIASGDMTHYEPQQSAERKDREGIEAILELDEEKLLKRVRELNISMCAYAPAATMIAAAKELGAGDTELVRYQTSGDTTGDYSAVVGYAGIIIKAGGMSPLVRLAKQTVETYVREGKRLRPENLTQDMEQKAGVFVSLHMHHELRGCIGTFEPAENNIAEEVVTNAISSATRDPRFLPVSIDELDSLEYSVDVLTTPEGIDRADQLDPKRYGAIVEAGWRRGLLLPDLEGVDSVERQIEICRMKAGIGPAEAVNLYRFEVKRYK; from the coding sequence ATGATTAGGGAACCGGTGGTCGCGGGACGGTTCTATCCCGGCAGCCCTGACCGGCTGCGGAAGATTATCGGCGGTATGGTCGATGAGAGGGCGGACAAAGAAGACGTTATCGGTGTGGTGATGCCTCATGCCGGTTACGAGTACTCCGGAACGGTAGCCGGGGCAACCATATCACGGGTCAGGTTCAAGGATACCTTTATTATCATGGGGCCGAGTCACACCGGGATGGGGGAGCCTTTCAGCATCATGACGGAGGGGACATGGAGAACTCCGCTGGGGGATGTCGATCTCGATACCGAGCTAGGTAAAAAAGTCCTGAACCTGTCCGGCATTTTGAAGGAGGACTATCTGGCCCACCTGCAGGAGCATGCTGTTGAAGTACAGTTGCCTTTCCTGCAGTATTTCAAGCCGAATGTCAGGATTGTGCCTATCGTTCTTGCTTCCGCTGATGTTGACACGTACCGGGAAATCGGGCAGGCCCTGGCCGGGGCAGTCAAAGAGCTGGAAAGGGGCGTGGTTATAATAGCCTCCGGTGACATGACCCACTACGAACCGCAGCAATCGGCAGAGCGGAAGGACAGGGAGGGGATAGAGGCGATACTGGAGCTGGACGAAGAGAAACTGCTGAAGCGGGTGCGGGAACTGAACATATCGATGTGTGCTTACGCACCGGCGGCCACCATGATTGCCGCTGCTAAAGAACTGGGTGCCGGAGATACGGAACTGGTCAGATACCAGACAAGCGGCGACACCACCGGGGACTACTCAGCCGTCGTTGGATACGCCGGGATAATTATCAAAGCCGGCGGAATGTCGCCACTGGTGCGACTGGCCAAACAGACCGTCGAGACGTATGTCCGTGAAGGAAAGAGGCTCCGACCGGAGAACCTGACGCAGGATATGGAGCAGAAGGCCGGTGTCTTTGTGTCCCTTCACATGCACCACGAACTGCGTGGCTGTATCGGGACATTTGAACCGGCGGAGAACAATATCGCCGAAGAGGTTGTCACCAACGCCATCAGTTCCGCCACCAGGGACCCGCGCTTCCTTCCGGTCAGCATAGATGAACTCGACAGCCTTGAGTACAGCGTTGATGTTCTGACGACACCGGAAGGTATCGACAGGGCCGACCAGCTTGACCCGAAACGTTACGGGGCCATTGTTGAGGCCGGTTGGCGACGGGGCCTGCTGCTACCCGACCTTGAAGGAGTGGATAGCGTGGAGAGGCAGATTGAGATTTGCCGCATGAAGGCGGGCATAGGCCCCGCAGAAGCGGTCAATCTGTACCGTTTTGAGGTGAAGAGGTACAAGTAA
- the amrS gene encoding AmmeMemoRadiSam system radical SAM enzyme, whose amino-acid sequence MPEAMLFEKLPGSRVKCGTCQWRCSINPGKFGVCRMYQNVDGTLQNLSYARVSSMAADPIEKKPLFHFFPGTLAFSVGGWGCNFQCRGCQNWQISSVRDHNQTYGAREILPEQLIELTERSKCQGITWTYNEPSIWFEYTLDGARLAKEKGLYTVYVTNGYLTPEALDIIGPYLDAWRVDVKGFTDSVYHRLARITHWREILEVAERAKTKWNMHVEVITNIIPTLNDDDEQLQGIARWIYDSLGELTPWHVTRFHPQYQMTELPSTPIATLEHACDIGRAAGLRFVYLGNVPGHESENTVCYSCGKLVVARSGYQTNVVALNGSKCGYCGAELGFRMPGRGGGHND is encoded by the coding sequence ATGCCAGAGGCGATGCTCTTTGAGAAGCTTCCGGGTTCCAGGGTGAAGTGCGGTACCTGCCAGTGGCGCTGCAGCATTAACCCGGGTAAGTTCGGGGTCTGCCGGATGTACCAGAACGTGGACGGCACCCTGCAGAATCTCAGTTACGCCCGGGTCTCTTCCATGGCTGCCGACCCGATCGAGAAGAAACCCCTGTTTCACTTCTTCCCCGGTACCCTTGCTTTCTCGGTAGGCGGCTGGGGGTGTAATTTCCAGTGCCGGGGCTGCCAGAACTGGCAGATTTCTTCCGTCCGTGACCATAACCAAACATACGGCGCGCGGGAAATCCTGCCGGAGCAACTAATAGAGCTAACCGAGCGTAGTAAATGCCAGGGTATTACCTGGACTTACAACGAACCGAGTATCTGGTTCGAGTACACCCTTGACGGGGCCCGGCTGGCTAAAGAAAAGGGCCTGTATACGGTCTACGTGACCAATGGCTACCTTACACCGGAAGCGCTGGACATCATCGGGCCGTATCTGGACGCCTGGCGAGTGGATGTCAAGGGCTTCACCGACTCCGTCTACCACCGACTGGCCAGGATAACCCACTGGCGGGAGATACTGGAGGTCGCCGAGCGGGCTAAAACAAAGTGGAACATGCACGTTGAGGTTATCACCAATATCATACCCACGTTGAATGACGATGACGAGCAGCTTCAGGGTATCGCCCGGTGGATATATGATAGCCTGGGTGAACTGACGCCGTGGCATGTGACCAGATTCCACCCCCAGTACCAGATGACAGAACTTCCTTCAACACCAATCGCAACCCTGGAACATGCCTGTGATATCGGGCGGGCTGCCGGACTACGGTTTGTCTACCTGGGAAACGTTCCCGGCCACGAGAGTGAGAACACGGTATGCTACTCCTGCGGAAAGTTGGTTGTGGCCAGGTCCGGTTACCAGACCAATGTGGTAGCCTTGAACGGCTCGAAGTGTGGATACTGCGGGGCGGAGCTTGGCTTCAGGATGCCCGGTAGAGGAGGTGGACATAATGATTAG
- a CDS encoding DUF2520 domain-containing protein has protein sequence MPSLVVPERAFLLGTERRKTAMLKLGFIGAGTVGTALARRLSERQYPVVAVFSRTPDSTNRLARAVDGCQVVESGQAVADVAELIFITTPDDAVGPVVAGIEWHPGQSVVHCSGADSVDTLETARKQGAGVGAFHPLQTFASVEQAISNIAGSTFALEAGEPLLSTLKELAHALDGHPIELRPGAKVLYHAAAVIACNYMVTLVKLATDLWQTFDVAPDEATQALLPLLRGTIANIDRVGIPQGLTGPIARGDTGTIRKHLEALEKAAPAVLSTYCDLGRQTVPIALAKGKIDNKQAEELLALLKDNPSGKD, from the coding sequence ATGCCTTCTCTGGTTGTACCGGAGAGGGCATTTTTACTGGGAACGGAGCGGAGGAAGACAGCCATGCTGAAGCTGGGTTTCATCGGGGCGGGAACTGTGGGCACGGCACTGGCGAGAAGATTGAGCGAGAGGCAATATCCCGTTGTCGCTGTCTTCAGCCGCACCCCGGACTCCACAAACAGGCTTGCCCGGGCAGTAGACGGTTGTCAGGTAGTTGAGAGTGGTCAGGCGGTGGCTGACGTCGCTGAGCTTATCTTCATCACCACGCCCGATGATGCCGTCGGTCCGGTGGTAGCCGGAATAGAGTGGCATCCCGGCCAGAGCGTGGTCCACTGCAGCGGCGCTGACTCTGTGGACACGCTGGAGACGGCCAGGAAACAGGGTGCCGGTGTCGGTGCTTTTCACCCCTTGCAGACCTTTGCCAGCGTGGAGCAGGCCATCAGTAATATAGCCGGTTCTACTTTTGCCCTCGAAGCTGGGGAACCCCTGCTGAGCACGCTCAAGGAACTGGCCCATGCCCTGGACGGACATCCCATAGAGCTAAGACCGGGAGCCAAAGTGCTCTATCACGCCGCCGCCGTTATTGCCTGCAACTACATGGTGACCCTGGTCAAGCTGGCTACCGACCTGTGGCAGACCTTCGACGTAGCACCGGATGAGGCTACACAGGCGCTGCTCCCACTGTTGCGGGGGACCATTGCCAATATCGACCGCGTAGGGATACCGCAGGGCCTGACCGGACCTATTGCCCGTGGCGATACCGGTACTATCAGGAAACACCTGGAGGCCCTGGAGAAAGCGGCTCCCGCCGTGCTTTCCACATACTGCGACCTCGGCCGCCAGACCGTTCCTATCGCCCTGGCTAAAGGTAAAATAGACAATAAACAAGCTGAAGAGCTACTGGCTCTTCTCAAGGACAATCCTTCGGGAAAAGATTAG
- the panD gene encoding aspartate 1-decarboxylase → MRFMLKSKIHRARVTGADINYEGSITIDRKLMQETDILPYEQVHVLDINNGSRLVTYAIEGGEGEICLNGAAARLVSIGDLVIILSYCQVSDEDIPDFEPRLVFVNADNVSMSVGRLAETAPV, encoded by the coding sequence ATGCGCTTCATGCTTAAGAGCAAGATTCACCGGGCCCGGGTAACCGGTGCCGACATCAACTACGAAGGCAGTATCACCATTGACCGCAAGCTCATGCAAGAGACGGATATCCTGCCTTATGAGCAGGTCCATGTGCTGGATATCAATAACGGTTCTCGCCTGGTAACCTACGCTATCGAGGGTGGTGAAGGTGAAATATGCCTTAATGGAGCAGCGGCCAGACTGGTCTCAATCGGAGACCTGGTTATCATCCTCTCCTACTGCCAGGTCAGTGATGAAGATATCCCGGACTTCGAGCCCAGGCTGGTTTTTGTTAATGCTGATAACGTCAGTATGTCAGTTGGACGCCTCGCCGAGACTGCGCCCGTCTAA
- the panB gene encoding 3-methyl-2-oxobutanoate hydroxymethyltransferase: protein MRITINDIRELKEKGEIITMVTAYDYSTAKIVDQVGIPLILVGDSLGMVVLGYESTIPVTLDVMLHHTKAVVRGTERALVVGDMPFMTYHTSPEDAMRNAARFIQEAGAQAVKLEGGVTVADKVKRIVECGIPVMGHIGLTPQSINQFGGHKAQGKTPEAAVKILEDARALEEAGAFAVVLETVPAQLASLITEKISIPTIGIGAGPGCSGQVQVINDLLGSYTDFVPRHAKQYAKLADIISGALTEYYNEVRAGTFPTKKHGSSIDESVLAELKAK, encoded by the coding sequence ATGCGTATAACAATCAATGACATCAGGGAACTGAAGGAAAAGGGTGAGATAATCACCATGGTCACGGCCTACGACTACTCGACCGCCAAGATTGTAGACCAGGTGGGAATACCACTCATCCTGGTAGGAGACAGTCTTGGCATGGTGGTGCTGGGCTACGAGTCTACCATCCCGGTGACGCTGGACGTTATGCTGCATCACACCAAGGCGGTAGTCAGGGGCACCGAGCGGGCACTGGTGGTTGGTGACATGCCCTTCATGACCTATCACACCAGCCCCGAGGACGCAATGAGGAATGCGGCACGCTTCATACAGGAGGCTGGTGCCCAGGCAGTCAAGCTGGAAGGTGGAGTTACCGTCGCCGATAAAGTGAAGCGCATCGTGGAGTGCGGTATCCCGGTGATGGGCCACATCGGGCTTACGCCACAGTCCATCAATCAGTTCGGCGGGCACAAGGCCCAGGGGAAGACCCCGGAAGCCGCGGTAAAGATACTCGAAGACGCCAGGGCCCTTGAAGAAGCCGGTGCATTTGCCGTGGTACTGGAGACAGTCCCGGCCCAGCTGGCAAGCCTGATAACGGAGAAAATCAGCATCCCTACCATCGGCATCGGCGCCGGGCCTGGCTGCAGTGGCCAGGTGCAGGTCATCAACGACCTGCTGGGTTCGTACACGGACTTCGTCCCGCGGCACGCCAAGCAGTATGCCAAGCTGGCTGATATAATCTCCGGTGCGCTCACCGAATATTACAACGAGGTGCGCGCCGGCACTTTTCCCACGAAAAAGCACGGCTCCTCCATAGACGAAAGTGTACTGGCAGAGCTCAAGGCAAAGTAG
- the panC gene encoding pantoate--beta-alanine ligase, whose translation MSIVQGKQTGASTLWSGHASRDNSEKKGPDMKVIETVDEMRRLRRTLAEPVGFVPTMGYLHEGHLSLVKRAREVNATVVVSIFVNPTQFGPCEDLEDYPRDIQRDLAMLEELDTDVVFMPSPDEVYPPQFNTWVEVTRLTERLEGAARPTHFRGVTTVVAKLFNIVQPTRAYFGQKDAQQAIVIQKMATDLNMDLDVIVCPTIREHDGLAMSSRNIYLTPEQRRSAVVLSQSLKLAERLWADGDRNAERIRGEMRQLIEQQPEGQIDYLSVADTLTLEELDTITSTALVSLAVRFGKTRLLDNVVLRPD comes from the coding sequence ATGAGCATCGTACAGGGGAAACAGACTGGTGCGTCGACACTATGGTCTGGTCACGCTTCCAGAGATAATAGCGAGAAGAAGGGTCCTGACATGAAGGTCATCGAGACGGTGGACGAAATGAGAAGGTTACGCCGTACCCTGGCCGAGCCAGTCGGCTTTGTACCGACCATGGGCTATCTTCACGAAGGTCACCTTTCCCTGGTGAAACGGGCCCGTGAGGTCAATGCAACCGTTGTGGTCAGCATATTCGTGAATCCCACCCAGTTCGGTCCCTGCGAAGACCTTGAAGATTACCCGCGTGACATCCAGCGTGACCTGGCAATGCTGGAGGAACTGGATACGGATGTTGTCTTCATGCCGTCGCCGGACGAGGTCTACCCACCGCAGTTCAACACATGGGTAGAGGTTACCAGGCTGACGGAACGACTCGAAGGAGCCGCCCGACCGACCCACTTCCGGGGTGTCACCACCGTAGTCGCCAAGCTGTTCAACATCGTACAGCCAACCCGTGCCTACTTCGGGCAGAAGGACGCCCAGCAGGCTATCGTTATCCAGAAAATGGCAACTGACCTCAATATGGACCTTGATGTCATTGTCTGCCCTACAATCCGGGAACACGATGGCCTGGCAATGAGCAGTCGGAATATTTATCTCACCCCGGAACAGCGCCGGTCGGCGGTAGTACTATCGCAATCGCTCAAGCTGGCCGAGCGACTATGGGCAGACGGCGATCGTAATGCCGAGCGTATCCGCGGCGAGATGCGGCAACTAATTGAGCAGCAGCCGGAGGGGCAGATCGACTACCTCAGTGTAGCTGACACACTGACACTTGAAGAACTGGACACAATCACATCTACAGCCCTGGTGTCACTGGCGGTCAGATTCGGCAAGACCCGGCTGCTTGACAACGTGGTGCTGAGACCCGACTAG
- the miaA gene encoding tRNA (adenosine(37)-N6)-dimethylallyltransferase MiaA: MYQASGDVLPGQRMMRLVVIVGPTGVGKSRLGLELAGEFSGEIVSADSRQVYRYMDIGTARPSPEEQSLVRHHVLDIINPDEDFSLARYQQIACEAIDNIHRRGQLPFLVGGSGLYVRAVVEGWRIPRVPPDAGFRQEMEKRAAESGGHRLYEELVRIDPVAAHRIDPRNVRRVIRALEVSRSTSAPISELRGKQVPSYETLIIGLTTDRGELYRRIDSRVDTMIERGLVDEVKKLVEMGYGSAPPVVSGIGYRQITMYLRGELSLTEAVQQMKTETHRLVRHQYSWFRLKDEHIHWFDVKIEPEAEIRGLVSKFIGTG; encoded by the coding sequence ATGTATCAGGCGAGCGGTGACGTATTGCCGGGACAGAGAATGATGCGTCTCGTAGTCATAGTCGGCCCCACCGGAGTCGGCAAGAGCCGACTGGGACTCGAACTGGCCGGGGAGTTCAGCGGGGAGATAGTCAGTGCCGATAGCCGCCAGGTATACCGGTACATGGATATCGGCACCGCCAGGCCCAGCCCGGAAGAGCAATCCCTGGTGCGGCATCATGTTCTTGACATAATCAATCCCGACGAGGATTTCAGCCTTGCCCGGTACCAGCAAATTGCCTGCGAAGCAATCGATAATATTCACCGGCGCGGACAATTGCCATTTCTCGTCGGTGGGAGCGGTCTCTATGTCCGGGCAGTAGTGGAAGGCTGGCGAATTCCGCGTGTCCCGCCGGATGCCGGGTTCCGTCAGGAAATGGAAAAGCGGGCTGCCGAATCAGGTGGTCACCGCCTGTACGAGGAACTGGTCAGGATTGACCCTGTGGCTGCTCACAGGATTGACCCGCGCAACGTCCGCCGTGTTATCAGGGCGCTCGAAGTCAGTCGCAGTACCTCGGCACCTATATCGGAGCTACGTGGTAAACAGGTGCCGTCTTATGAGACGCTCATCATCGGTCTGACCACAGATAGAGGTGAATTGTATCGTCGGATTGATTCCAGGGTTGACACCATGATTGAGCGAGGACTGGTTGATGAGGTGAAGAAGCTGGTAGAAATGGGCTACGGCTCCGCTCCTCCGGTCGTCTCCGGTATCGGCTACCGGCAGATTACCATGTACCTGCGTGGTGAACTGAGTCTAACCGAGGCTGTTCAGCAAATGAAGACTGAGACGCACCGGCTGGTACGCCACCAGTATAGCTGGTTCCGACTGAAGGATGAACACATCCACTGGTTTGATGTGAAGATAGAGCCGGAGGCAGAGATTCGGGGACTGGTCAGCAAATTCATTGGTACTGGCTGA
- the tpiA gene encoding triose-phosphate isomerase, translating to MRLPMIAGNWKMNTTVSEGVELVNQVRKGLSGAYDVEVVVCPPFISLVPVKEALKGTSIKLGAQNIYFEEKGAYTGEISPMMLVGLCEHVIIGHSERRQYFGDSDDVVNKKMGTALKAGLKPILCVGEKLEENEAGKTNDIVTGQLRSALAGLDCSGELVVAYEPIWAIGTGRAAHGKQVNDTVRIIRSTLAELYGQQMADDARVLYGGSVTADNIAEFMEQSEIDGALVGGASLKADQFTSIIRQTEEIFFPNNPPTKDLIPW from the coding sequence ATGCGCTTGCCGATGATTGCCGGCAACTGGAAGATGAATACCACGGTGAGCGAGGGCGTCGAACTGGTCAATCAGGTACGCAAGGGGCTCAGTGGGGCGTATGACGTAGAGGTGGTGGTCTGCCCGCCGTTTATCTCTCTGGTGCCTGTGAAGGAGGCGCTCAAGGGGACTTCGATTAAGCTGGGTGCGCAGAATATATACTTCGAGGAAAAAGGGGCCTATACCGGCGAAATCTCTCCAATGATGCTGGTCGGCCTCTGTGAGCATGTCATCATCGGGCACTCGGAGCGCCGGCAGTACTTTGGTGATTCGGATGATGTTGTGAACAAGAAGATGGGTACGGCATTGAAGGCCGGTCTGAAGCCCATTCTGTGCGTTGGAGAGAAACTGGAGGAGAACGAGGCTGGCAAGACCAATGATATCGTTACCGGACAACTGAGGTCTGCGCTGGCCGGACTGGACTGCTCCGGCGAACTGGTTGTCGCTTACGAACCTATCTGGGCGATAGGGACGGGCAGGGCAGCCCATGGTAAGCAGGTCAATGATACTGTCCGGATTATCCGGAGTACGCTGGCCGAGTTGTACGGTCAGCAGATGGCCGATGACGCCCGCGTTCTCTACGGTGGCAGCGTTACTGCAGACAACATCGCCGAGTTCATGGAGCAGTCTGAAATCGATGGTGCCCTGGTTGGTGGGGCCAGTCTGAAAGCGGACCAGTTCACCAGCATTATCCGGCAGACGGAAGAGATATTCTTCCCCAACAACCCGCCAACCAAAGACCTCATACCCTGGTAG
- a CDS encoding 2,3-bisphosphoglycerate-independent phosphoglycerate mutase encodes MGTRVDSLELMKQLSRSSPGKIVLLVVDGIGGLPRPETGRTELETARTPNLDALAARGVCGLADPVGRGITPGSAPGHTALFGYDPLTADIGRGVLEAVGIDFDLQPQDVAARGNFCTVDSSGLVTDRRAGRISTEKCTELCQQLDGLTVEGVTVIVRPVREHRFIAVFRGEGLTPQVTESDPQQVGLAPVAITALSPAAGKMAAVASQFVIRAGEVLASHHPANMVLMRGFSEKPHFETMTEIYKLKPAAIAAYPMYRGLARLVGMDVLDTGPTIEDEFSTLKQRYAAYDFFFLHVKATDSAGEDGDFDRKVKVIEQVDEALPELTGLQPEVIVVTGDHSTPALLKAHSWHPVPVLLYSPWCRPDRATEFSESACVVGGLGRFPATQTMPLAMAHALKLAKFGA; translated from the coding sequence GTGGGCACCAGAGTTGATAGTCTGGAGTTGATGAAACAACTTTCCAGATCTTCGCCCGGCAAGATTGTGCTGCTGGTCGTGGACGGTATCGGCGGGTTGCCCCGACCGGAGACCGGCAGGACAGAACTGGAGACAGCGCGGACACCGAATCTTGATGCATTGGCAGCCAGGGGTGTATGTGGGTTGGCAGACCCGGTTGGTCGCGGTATAACCCCGGGCAGTGCCCCGGGTCACACGGCTCTGTTCGGCTATGACCCGCTTACTGCCGACATCGGGCGTGGGGTACTTGAGGCGGTGGGGATAGACTTTGACCTGCAACCACAGGATGTGGCCGCCCGGGGGAACTTCTGCACCGTGGACAGTTCCGGGCTGGTTACAGACCGCCGTGCCGGCCGCATATCCACCGAGAAGTGTACTGAGCTGTGCCAACAACTGGATGGCCTGACAGTTGAGGGTGTGACTGTAATTGTACGTCCGGTGAGAGAGCACCGCTTTATAGCCGTATTTCGTGGGGAGGGTCTTACTCCTCAGGTGACAGAATCCGACCCTCAGCAGGTGGGACTTGCTCCGGTGGCTATCACCGCTCTATCACCGGCAGCTGGGAAGATGGCGGCAGTCGCCAGCCAGTTTGTCATTCGGGCAGGGGAAGTCCTTGCCAGTCATCATCCCGCCAATATGGTCCTCATGCGCGGTTTCTCTGAGAAACCTCACTTTGAGACTATGACCGAGATATACAAGTTGAAGCCGGCAGCGATTGCCGCTTATCCCATGTATCGCGGGCTGGCCAGGCTGGTGGGCATGGACGTTCTCGATACCGGGCCTACGATTGAGGACGAGTTCAGCACCCTGAAGCAGAGATATGCTGCCTATGACTTCTTCTTTCTCCACGTGAAGGCCACCGATTCCGCCGGAGAAGATGGCGATTTCGACCGGAAGGTGAAGGTCATCGAGCAAGTCGATGAGGCTCTACCTGAGTTGACCGGTCTGCAACCGGAAGTGATAGTGGTCACCGGAGACCACTCGACACCGGCCCTGCTGAAAGCGCATAGCTGGCATCCGGTACCGGTGCTCCTGTACTCACCGTGGTGTCGACCGGACCGTGCCACCGAGTTCTCGGAGTCGGCCTGTGTAGTTGGTGGGCTGGGGAGGTTTCCGGCCACACAGACAATGCCCCTGGCGATGGCCCACGCTCTCAAGCTGGCCAAGTTCGGGGCATGA
- a CDS encoding phosphoglycerate kinase → MSKLTVRDVEVRDKRVLVRVDFNVPLDDKTGAITDDSRIRATLPTIQYLIDQGARVILATHLGRPEGRVDSKLRVAVVAQRLSQLLGKQVGVTNNCIGAETEKSIETLRSGDVILLENLRFHSSEERDSPIFARALARFADLYVNDAFGTSHRSHTSIVRISEHLPAVAGMLLEKELNTLGGLLENPAHPFAALLGGAKVSDKVGMVENILTKVDCLLIGGGMAATFLKARGYEVGKSLIEEDRLETADNLMQKASDGGVHLLLPIDVVVADDIDAESGVVTVQVENIGKTQRIADIGPQTTKAFYEELRRCRTIFWNGPMGVYEIPRFAEGTRAMAKLIAGSQAATILGGGSTAEIATNMGLAGKMTFISTGGGASLRLLGGEPLPGVEALRDREET, encoded by the coding sequence ATGAGCAAGCTGACGGTCAGAGATGTTGAAGTCAGGGACAAGCGGGTACTGGTTCGGGTTGACTTCAACGTGCCTCTGGATGATAAGACCGGGGCGATTACTGACGACAGCCGTATCCGGGCAACACTTCCCACTATTCAGTACCTCATTGACCAGGGAGCCAGGGTTATTCTGGCCACTCACCTGGGGCGACCCGAGGGAAGGGTAGACAGTAAACTGCGGGTTGCCGTGGTTGCCCAGCGGCTGTCACAGCTCCTTGGCAAGCAGGTAGGAGTAACCAATAACTGCATCGGTGCGGAAACGGAGAAATCGATAGAGACTCTCAGGAGCGGGGATGTCATCCTTCTGGAGAACCTGCGTTTCCATTCCTCCGAGGAAAGGGACAGTCCAATCTTCGCCCGTGCCCTGGCAAGGTTTGCCGACCTGTATGTCAATGATGCCTTCGGTACCTCCCACCGTAGCCATACCTCGATAGTGCGTATCAGCGAGCATCTGCCCGCGGTTGCCGGTATGCTTCTGGAGAAGGAGCTGAACACCCTCGGCGGTCTACTGGAGAACCCTGCCCATCCCTTCGCCGCTCTTCTTGGTGGTGCCAAGGTTAGCGACAAGGTTGGTATGGTGGAGAATATCCTGACCAAAGTAGACTGTTTGCTCATTGGTGGTGGCATGGCAGCTACCTTCTTAAAGGCCAGGGGGTATGAAGTAGGCAAGTCCCTCATCGAGGAAGACCGGCTTGAGACTGCAGACAACCTGATGCAAAAGGCGTCCGATGGCGGAGTGCATCTCCTGTTGCCGATTGACGTGGTTGTTGCCGATGACATTGATGCTGAGTCTGGTGTAGTGACAGTACAGGTTGAGAACATCGGTAAGACACAACGGATTGCTGATATCGGTCCGCAGACAACGAAGGCTTTCTACGAGGAGCTACGCAGGTGTCGTACCATATTCTGGAACGGGCCAATGGGAGTCTATGAGATACCACGGTTCGCCGAAGGCACGCGCGCCATGGCCAAGCTCATTGCTGGCAGCCAGGCGGCGACAATCCTCGGCGGCGGCTCCACTGCTGAAATAGCGACAAACATGGGACTTGCTGGAAAGATGACCTTTATTTCCACCGGCGGCGGGGCTTCACTGAGACTCCTTGGAGGTGAGCCCTTGCCGGGAGTAGAGGCACTGCGTGACAGGGAGGAAACCTGA